Proteins encoded in a region of the Streptomyces sp. PCS3-D2 genome:
- a CDS encoding TetR/AcrR family transcriptional regulator, producing the protein MRQNPQRRTALLDAAIEVLAREGSRGLTLRAVDAEAAVPTGTASNYFANRAQLLVQILHRTRERLVPDHADLTGPLDTTVLLGRLLERMRRERSVHIAMLELRLEGLRRPELQAELAAFHGAELEANIDWHLGAGLPGDRQGVVLLYLAMLGLIVDDLTVPAMLEAHPVEGLIETMVERLLPQRPAD; encoded by the coding sequence ATGCGCCAGAACCCGCAGCGCCGCACCGCGCTGCTCGACGCCGCCATCGAGGTACTGGCGCGCGAGGGCTCGCGCGGCCTGACGCTGCGCGCGGTGGACGCGGAGGCCGCGGTGCCCACCGGCACCGCCTCCAACTACTTCGCCAACCGGGCCCAGCTGCTGGTGCAGATCCTCCACCGCACCCGGGAACGACTGGTGCCGGACCATGCGGACCTGACCGGCCCGCTCGACACGACGGTGCTGCTCGGGCGGCTCCTGGAGCGCATGCGGCGCGAGCGCAGCGTCCACATCGCGATGCTGGAGCTGCGGCTCGAAGGCCTGCGGCGCCCGGAGCTCCAGGCCGAGCTGGCCGCCTTCCACGGCGCGGAGCTGGAGGCGAACATCGACTGGCACCTGGGGGCCGGCCTGCCCGGCGACCGGCAGGGCGTGGTCCTGCTCTACCTGGCGATGCTGGGGCTGATCGTGGACGACCTGACCGTTCCGGCCATGCTGGAGGCCCACCCGGTGGAGGGCCTCATCGAGACGATGGTCGAGCGGCTCCTCCCACAGCGGCCCGCGGACTGA
- a CDS encoding (2Fe-2S)-binding protein — protein sequence MPSHTFTVNGRSVTVEAPDDLPLLWVLRDLLGVRGPKYGCGVDVCKACTSHLDGVDVRPCVVSVSACAGRAVTTIEGLANGEDLHPVQEAWLEQDVAQCGFCQPGQIMAAVALLRRTCEPTDEDIDEIATICRCGTCFSIREAIRSAAARM from the coding sequence ATGCCGTCGCACACCTTCACCGTCAATGGGCGGAGCGTCACCGTGGAGGCGCCCGACGACCTGCCCTTGCTGTGGGTGCTCCGCGACCTACTGGGTGTACGCGGCCCCAAATACGGCTGCGGGGTGGACGTCTGCAAGGCGTGCACCAGCCACCTCGACGGGGTGGACGTCCGCCCCTGCGTGGTGTCCGTGTCCGCGTGCGCGGGCCGGGCGGTGACGACGATCGAGGGCCTCGCGAACGGGGAGGACCTCCATCCGGTGCAGGAGGCCTGGCTCGAACAGGACGTCGCCCAGTGCGGCTTCTGTCAGCCCGGTCAGATCATGGCCGCCGTCGCGCTGCTCAGGCGCACCTGCGAGCCCACGGACGAGGACATCGACGAGATCGCCACCATCTGCCGGTGCGGCACCTGCTTCAGCATCCGGGAGGCCATCCGCAGCGCGGCAGCCAGGATGTGA
- a CDS encoding aminoglycoside phosphotransferase family protein, translating to MYAAPSSVSAPVRSHRTLPVGGGPYLAPGRPSAPAQGTVRARRMPGTGSQPVSGRIDLSGPQGAQLRTALASVHRICPEFAPVQVLRRSGRSVLLVGTTGRMTAVAKVLLDHSPEWRERYRHEIAAYRAFVRHRPPVRVPRLIAADPENCTLVVERMAGRVAALQRHPVEPPPRVDLRAALGAVCRVNQWRPPAELFGTPMNYARRIARDYELGLLTDRDLGDLQKLLRGVKLAGAALQFNHGDALLSNLLLSPAGPVLLDWEHAGWYLPGYDLATLWAVLGDAPAARAQISRLAQSAGPVARDAFLINLMLVLTREIRMSETAVQRSMLATAPAQPLAAGALSSGEEQRLLLRRLHDDAGMARRAVRAAVGTR from the coding sequence ATGTACGCAGCACCGTCCTCCGTGTCCGCACCGGTCCGGTCGCACCGCACGCTCCCCGTCGGCGGCGGCCCCTACCTCGCCCCCGGCCGCCCGTCGGCCCCGGCGCAGGGCACTGTCCGGGCGCGGCGGATGCCGGGTACGGGATCGCAGCCCGTCAGCGGAAGAATCGACCTCTCCGGGCCGCAGGGGGCGCAACTGCGCACCGCGCTCGCCTCGGTGCACCGGATCTGTCCGGAGTTCGCGCCGGTGCAGGTGCTGCGGCGCAGCGGCCGTTCGGTCCTTCTGGTGGGCACGACCGGACGGATGACCGCCGTCGCGAAGGTTTTACTGGACCACTCCCCGGAGTGGCGTGAACGCTACCGGCACGAAATAGCGGCGTACCGGGCGTTCGTCCGGCACCGCCCACCGGTTCGGGTGCCGCGGCTGATCGCCGCCGACCCGGAGAACTGCACCCTGGTGGTGGAGCGGATGGCGGGCCGGGTCGCGGCGCTGCAGCGGCACCCGGTGGAGCCGCCGCCGCGGGTCGACCTCCGGGCCGCGCTGGGCGCGGTGTGCCGGGTCAACCAGTGGCGGCCGCCGGCCGAGTTGTTCGGAACCCCGATGAACTACGCGCGGCGCATCGCCCGCGACTACGAGCTGGGTCTGCTCACCGACCGGGACCTCGGCGACCTGCAGAAGCTGCTGCGCGGGGTCAAGCTGGCCGGGGCGGCTCTCCAGTTCAACCACGGCGACGCGCTGCTGTCGAACCTGCTGCTGTCCCCCGCCGGTCCGGTGCTGCTCGACTGGGAGCACGCGGGCTGGTACCTGCCCGGCTACGACCTCGCCACCCTGTGGGCGGTGCTCGGTGACGCGCCCGCCGCCCGCGCCCAGATCAGCCGGCTGGCGCAGTCGGCCGGCCCGGTGGCCCGGGACGCCTTCCTGATCAACCTGATGCTGGTACTGACCCGGGAGATCCGGATGTCCGAGACGGCGGTGCAGCGCTCGATGCTGGCGACCGCCCCGGCCCAGCCGCTGGCGGCCGGCGCCCTGTCCTCCGGGGAGGAGCAGCGACTGCTGCTCCGCCGCCTGCACGACGACGCGGGCATGGCCCGCAGAGCGGTCCGCGCGGCGGTGGGCACCCGCTGA
- a CDS encoding transcriptional regulator gives MTTPATAPNALAAVSPLLTRLAAERATGALLRDRGTLFLEDGRIVHAESPATPGLDVLLTTGGGLAPERWREAVDRAGARRQVARFLVDSGGLAGGELEICHLAAIFDAAFFALSPGSGPSRFRRGATHWIGSVRSVPAAAVERETRRRRELLDAVWPYPLLDTAPVVPRAAAPGQTVTARQRTLLERADGVRTPADLAWVLGRPAFHTLLDVRRLAAAGLVETPHSPAPPPVDVPLPDWMTQAQSPDVALLRRLRDALEASL, from the coding sequence GTGACCACCCCGGCAACGGCCCCGAACGCCCTGGCGGCCGTGTCCCCCCTCCTCACCCGGCTCGCCGCGGAGCGGGCCACCGGTGCCCTGCTCCGCGACCGCGGCACCCTCTTCCTGGAGGACGGCCGAATAGTCCACGCGGAGAGCCCCGCCACCCCCGGTCTCGACGTCCTCCTCACCACCGGTGGCGGCCTCGCCCCCGAACGGTGGCGCGAGGCGGTGGACCGGGCCGGGGCCCGCCGCCAGGTCGCCCGCTTCCTCGTGGACAGCGGCGGGCTGGCCGGCGGGGAGCTCGAAATATGCCATCTCGCCGCCATCTTCGACGCCGCCTTCTTCGCCCTGTCCCCGGGGAGCGGCCCCTCTCGGTTCCGCCGAGGAGCCACCCACTGGATCGGCTCCGTCCGCTCCGTTCCGGCTGCCGCCGTCGAACGGGAGACCCGGCGCCGCCGTGAACTGCTCGACGCGGTCTGGCCGTACCCGCTGCTCGACACCGCCCCGGTGGTGCCGCGGGCGGCCGCGCCGGGTCAGACCGTCACCGCGCGGCAGCGGACCCTGCTGGAGCGGGCGGACGGTGTGCGCACCCCGGCCGACCTGGCCTGGGTACTGGGGCGGCCCGCCTTCCACACCCTGCTCGACGTACGCCGCCTCGCGGCCGCCGGACTGGTCGAAACGCCGCACAGCCCGGCCCCCCCGCCGGTCGACGTACCCCTGCCCGACTGGATGACCCAGGCCCAATCCCCGGACGTGGCGCTGCTCCGCCGGTTACGCGACGCACTGGAGGCAAGCCTGTGA
- a CDS encoding DUF6461 domain-containing protein: MTDIAESRTYGIQWLADWGEWFAGLTFARGIEPGELAVRLGAVAGVRPGPLDAPAAWNMVGETEDGDGVARVGSWGGWSFAVEHGLPAGADRLAEVSRAGAEAVHLDPQPDRPPKQFAYARDGELVCCFGLGEECWRGGHRPDFLLPELVGAGILGPDGADAGAGDEPDGDRERRFLAVLERRFGLALPHRLIADTPLPAYVTRTR; this comes from the coding sequence ATGACCGACATCGCCGAGAGCAGGACCTACGGGATCCAGTGGCTGGCGGACTGGGGTGAATGGTTCGCCGGCCTCACCTTCGCCCGGGGTATCGAGCCCGGCGAGCTGGCCGTGCGGCTCGGCGCGGTGGCGGGCGTCCGCCCCGGGCCGCTCGACGCGCCGGCCGCCTGGAACATGGTCGGCGAGACCGAGGACGGCGACGGCGTGGCGCGGGTCGGCAGCTGGGGCGGCTGGTCCTTCGCCGTCGAGCACGGACTGCCGGCCGGGGCGGATCGCCTCGCAGAGGTCTCCCGGGCCGGCGCCGAGGCCGTTCACCTCGACCCGCAGCCCGACCGTCCGCCGAAGCAGTTCGCGTACGCCCGGGACGGCGAGCTGGTGTGCTGCTTTGGGCTCGGCGAGGAGTGCTGGCGCGGCGGCCACCGGCCGGACTTCCTGCTCCCGGAGCTGGTCGGGGCGGGCATCCTGGGCCCCGACGGCGCCGACGCCGGAGCGGGTGATGAGCCGGACGGGGACCGCGAGCGGCGCTTCCTCGCCGTCCTGGAGCGCCGCTTCGGGCTGGCCCTGCCGCACCGCCTGATCGCGGACACCCCGCTCCCCGCGTACGTCACCCGCACCCGCTGA
- a CDS encoding APC family permease: MRRIHAKRVLVGEPLDTARLGETLLPKRLALPIFCSDPLSSVAYATEEILLILALGGVALLHLTWYAAAAIVFLLVVVIASYRQTCHAYPGGGGAYVVSSENLGQTAALTAASALLVDYVMTVAVSVVSGVSAITSAIPALTEHDVVLSVAFVALLTLMNLRGVRESGRVFAVPTYGFVLVIYLMFAVAAVRLGTGQTIRAESADLPIVAEGTYTGLALALLAMRAFASGCTALTGVEAISNGVPAFRKPKARNAATTLAAMGFLSVTMFAGITALAMAYEVHVAADPTELGLPPGTATSTALAQIGRATFGSWHFLFYLLQAVTAGVLILAANTAFNGFPTLASILAGDRYAPRQLYNRGDRLVYSNGVVLLALAAVALIVAFDAELTRLIQLYIIGVFVSFTLSQSGMVRHWRKALASPATPREERVHIHRRLAINAVGATLTALVLVIVLVTKFTHGAWLVVIAMPLLFLGMKGVRRHYDQVARQVDVAPGGTPRRPARHHVLVLVAAVHAPTLKAIGYAQGLRPDTLTAVTVAAEEAEAARLREAWEEYDPGLPLKILHSPYREVVGPILAHVEELAADPATDILSVVIPEYVVGHWWEQPLHNQNALRLKARLLFTPGVAVIDVPFLLESARQRKAAGAAGREG; this comes from the coding sequence ATGAGGCGAATCCATGCGAAGCGTGTGCTGGTCGGTGAACCCCTCGACACCGCACGGCTCGGCGAGACCCTGCTTCCCAAACGGCTCGCCCTGCCGATCTTCTGCAGCGACCCCCTCTCCTCGGTGGCCTACGCCACCGAGGAGATCCTGCTGATCCTGGCCCTCGGCGGGGTCGCCCTGCTCCACCTCACCTGGTACGCGGCCGCCGCCATCGTCTTCCTGCTCGTCGTCGTCATCGCCTCCTACCGCCAGACCTGCCACGCCTACCCGGGCGGAGGCGGCGCGTACGTCGTCAGCTCCGAGAACCTCGGGCAGACCGCCGCGCTCACCGCGGCCAGCGCCCTCCTCGTCGACTACGTGATGACCGTCGCGGTCTCCGTCGTCTCCGGGGTCTCGGCCATCACCTCGGCGATCCCCGCCCTGACCGAGCACGACGTGGTCCTGTCGGTCGCCTTCGTGGCGCTGCTCACCCTGATGAACCTGCGCGGCGTCCGGGAGTCGGGCCGCGTCTTCGCCGTTCCCACCTACGGCTTCGTGCTCGTCATCTACCTCATGTTCGCCGTCGCCGCCGTACGGCTCGGCACCGGTCAGACCATCCGCGCCGAATCCGCGGACCTGCCGATCGTCGCGGAGGGCACCTACACCGGGCTCGCCCTCGCGCTCCTGGCGATGCGCGCCTTCGCCTCCGGCTGCACCGCGCTCACGGGCGTCGAGGCGATCAGCAACGGCGTCCCCGCCTTCCGCAAGCCCAAGGCGAGGAACGCGGCGACCACCCTTGCCGCGATGGGCTTCCTCTCGGTGACGATGTTCGCCGGCATCACCGCCCTCGCGATGGCCTACGAGGTGCACGTCGCGGCCGACCCCACCGAACTGGGCCTGCCCCCCGGGACCGCGACCTCCACCGCCCTCGCCCAGATCGGCCGGGCCACCTTCGGCAGCTGGCACTTCCTCTTCTACCTGCTCCAGGCCGTCACCGCCGGGGTGCTGATCCTCGCCGCGAACACCGCCTTCAACGGCTTCCCCACGCTCGCCTCGATCCTCGCCGGGGACCGCTACGCGCCCCGCCAGCTCTACAACCGCGGCGACCGGCTCGTCTACTCCAACGGCGTCGTGCTCCTCGCCCTCGCCGCCGTCGCCCTCATCGTGGCCTTCGACGCGGAGCTGACCCGCCTCATCCAGCTCTACATCATCGGCGTGTTCGTCTCCTTCACCCTCTCCCAGTCGGGCATGGTCCGGCACTGGCGCAAGGCGCTCGCCTCGCCCGCCACCCCGCGCGAGGAGCGGGTCCACATCCACCGCAGGCTGGCCATCAACGCGGTCGGCGCCACCCTGACCGCCCTGGTCCTCGTCATCGTCCTCGTCACCAAGTTCACCCACGGGGCCTGGCTGGTCGTCATCGCCATGCCCCTGCTCTTCCTCGGCATGAAGGGAGTGCGCCGCCACTATGACCAGGTCGCCCGGCAGGTGGACGTCGCACCCGGTGGCACGCCGCGTCGGCCCGCCCGCCACCATGTGCTCGTCCTGGTCGCCGCCGTGCACGCGCCCACCCTCAAGGCCATCGGCTACGCGCAGGGGCTGCGCCCCGACACCCTGACCGCGGTGACCGTCGCCGCCGAGGAGGCGGAGGCGGCACGGCTGCGCGAGGCGTGGGAGGAGTACGATCCCGGGCTGCCGCTGAAGATCCTCCACTCGCCCTATCGCGAGGTGGTGGGCCCGATCCTGGCGCACGTCGAGGAACTGGCCGCCGACCCGGCCACGGACATCCTGTCCGTGGTGATCCCGGAGTACGTCGTGGGTCACTGGTGGGAGCAGCCCCTGCACAACCAGAACGCCCTGCGGCTCAAGGCGCGCCTGCTGTTCACGCCGGGCGTCGCCGTCATCGACGTGCCGTTCCTGCTGGAGTCGGCGAGGCAACGGAAGGCGGCGGGGGCCGCCGGGCGGGAAGGGTAG
- the kstD gene encoding 3-oxosteroid 1-dehydrogenase, producing the protein MSASASRTSPAPLPSRRAVLAGTGAGVLAAAVLPSGTARAQDVQTEPLLGEYDVVVVGSGAAGMTAALTAARRGLTVLVIEKAPTFGGSAARSGAGIWLPNNAVILAAGVPDTPQKAATYLAAVVGPEVPADRQAAFLANGPRMLDFVMANSPLRFRFMEGYSDYYPDLPGGLPNGRSIEPDQIDGNILDGELARLNPAYMPVPAGMVVFGQDYKWLNLAAVSARGLAVSAECLARGTKAALRGEKPLTMGQALAAGLRAGLQRAGVPLWLNSPLVDLVQEGGAVTGVVVDKEGARGVVRARKGVIVGSGGFEHNAAMRAQYQQQPIGTQWSVGAKENTGDGILAGRRAGASLALMEDAWWGPSIPLPGEPYFCLAERTLPGGLIVNAHGTRFVNEAAPYSDVVHVMYEKDRGATGSHIPAWLIVDQHYRNKYLFKDILPTLPFPDSWYEAGAAHKAWTWDALAGRIGVPAAALRATLGRFNAQAWNGTDPDFHRGDTAYDHYYTDPNVQPNSCLAPIWVPPFYAFKIVPGDLGTKGGIVTDARARALRPDGSVIRGLYAAGNASAAVMGHSYAGAGSTIGPAMTFGYVAANDIADA; encoded by the coding sequence ATGTCCGCAAGCGCTTCACGCACCTCCCCCGCCCCCCTCCCGTCCAGACGCGCCGTCCTCGCCGGCACCGGGGCCGGGGTGCTCGCCGCCGCCGTGCTGCCGTCCGGCACGGCCCGGGCCCAGGATGTCCAGACCGAGCCGCTGCTCGGCGAGTACGACGTGGTCGTGGTCGGTTCCGGGGCGGCCGGGATGACGGCCGCGCTCACCGCCGCGAGGCGCGGACTGACTGTCCTGGTGATCGAGAAGGCCCCCACGTTCGGCGGGTCGGCCGCGCGTTCGGGGGCCGGAATCTGGCTGCCCAACAATGCGGTCATCCTGGCCGCGGGCGTGCCCGACACCCCGCAGAAGGCGGCGACGTACCTGGCGGCCGTCGTCGGGCCCGAGGTACCGGCCGACCGCCAGGCCGCGTTCCTCGCCAACGGCCCGCGCATGCTGGACTTCGTGATGGCCAACAGCCCGCTGCGGTTCCGCTTCATGGAGGGGTACAGCGACTACTACCCTGACCTGCCGGGCGGACTGCCGAACGGACGGTCCATCGAGCCCGACCAGATCGACGGCAACATCCTGGACGGTGAACTGGCCCGCCTGAACCCGGCGTACATGCCGGTGCCGGCCGGGATGGTGGTCTTCGGCCAGGACTACAAGTGGCTGAACCTCGCGGCGGTGAGCGCGCGGGGCCTGGCCGTGTCCGCCGAGTGTCTGGCGCGCGGTACGAAGGCGGCCCTGCGCGGCGAGAAGCCGCTGACGATGGGCCAGGCCCTGGCGGCCGGGCTGCGGGCCGGGCTCCAGCGCGCCGGAGTACCGCTGTGGCTGAACAGTCCTCTGGTGGACCTGGTCCAGGAGGGGGGTGCCGTCACCGGTGTGGTGGTGGACAAGGAGGGTGCGCGCGGCGTCGTACGCGCCCGCAAGGGGGTGATCGTCGGATCGGGTGGCTTCGAGCACAACGCGGCGATGCGGGCGCAGTACCAGCAGCAGCCGATTGGCACCCAGTGGTCGGTGGGCGCGAAGGAGAACACGGGCGACGGCATCCTGGCGGGCCGGCGGGCCGGGGCGTCGCTGGCGTTGATGGAGGACGCGTGGTGGGGGCCGTCGATCCCGCTGCCCGGGGAGCCGTACTTCTGCCTGGCCGAACGGACCCTCCCGGGCGGGCTGATCGTGAACGCCCACGGGACGCGGTTCGTCAACGAGGCGGCCCCGTACAGCGATGTGGTGCACGTGATGTACGAGAAGGACCGCGGCGCGACCGGTTCGCACATCCCGGCGTGGCTGATCGTGGATCAGCACTACCGCAACAAGTACCTGTTCAAGGACATCCTGCCGACGCTGCCCTTCCCGGACTCGTGGTACGAGGCGGGTGCGGCGCACAAGGCGTGGACGTGGGACGCGCTGGCGGGCCGGATCGGCGTGCCGGCGGCGGCCCTGCGAGCGACGCTGGGGCGGTTCAACGCGCAGGCGTGGAACGGCACCGATCCCGATTTCCATCGGGGTGACACCGCGTACGACCACTACTACACGGACCCGAACGTCCAGCCGAATTCGTGCCTGGCGCCGATCTGGGTCCCGCCGTTCTACGCGTTCAAGATCGTGCCCGGTGATCTCGGCACCAAGGGCGGCATCGTCACGGACGCGCGGGCCCGGGCGCTGCGCCCGGACGGTTCGGTGATCCGGGGCCTCTATGCGGCGGGCAACGCCAGTGCCGCGGTGATGGGTCACAGCTACGCGGGCGCCGGGTCGACGATCGGCCCCGCGATGACGTTCGGCTACGTGGCGGCGAACGACATCGCGGACGCGTGA
- a CDS encoding PP2C family protein-serine/threonine phosphatase — translation MPSHLFADRPAQPPEPGSVDALISQTRRLRGDVDAVRRETVVDDDDAQGRWQRALCDLAVHHLDDLREHLGQLKEGLPPVPEAVAFPRAAPDVAPEAQTRVGSAEWNLLTDEVHWSDELFQIFGRSPESGALPLDELGSTLFSEDQPLLTAWVTACLVDGRPIDGEFRIVRADGRVRTLHMRGEPVLDSDGCAASMWAVLRDVSELRRSQRAVRESRDSLQRQREIAQTEHRLAVELQEAVLPPWRGSLRFPHSDTGTLDVAAHYLPSATSALIGGDWYDALELPDGGSMLTVGDLTGHGVTATSGMAMMLGALRGMAMAGIAPGPLMGWLNQLLETSVQPALGSAVCCRYDPARRVLSWAQAGHPAPLLFRRGSGRALTPPEGVLLGATSGASYGQAEERLEVGDLLVLHTDGLTPRSIEFSRADGTERLLALAPRLCAARSAQDCMRLVIEEFTENEREDDACVLVARVAG, via the coding sequence ATGCCGTCCCACCTCTTCGCGGACCGTCCCGCGCAGCCGCCGGAGCCGGGGTCGGTGGACGCACTGATCTCTCAGACCCGGCGTCTGCGGGGAGACGTGGACGCGGTCCGCCGCGAAACCGTCGTGGACGACGACGACGCCCAGGGCCGCTGGCAGCGCGCGCTGTGCGACCTCGCCGTGCACCACCTCGATGACCTCCGCGAGCACCTCGGTCAGCTCAAGGAGGGCCTGCCCCCGGTCCCCGAGGCGGTGGCGTTCCCGCGGGCGGCGCCGGACGTGGCACCTGAGGCCCAGACCCGCGTCGGCAGCGCCGAGTGGAACCTGCTGACGGACGAGGTCCACTGGTCCGACGAGCTGTTCCAGATCTTCGGCCGGTCCCCCGAGTCGGGCGCGCTCCCCCTCGACGAACTGGGCTCCACCCTGTTCTCGGAAGACCAGCCGCTGCTCACCGCGTGGGTCACCGCCTGCCTCGTGGACGGCAGGCCCATCGACGGCGAGTTCCGCATCGTCCGGGCCGACGGCCGGGTCCGGACGTTACACATGAGGGGCGAGCCGGTACTCGACTCCGACGGCTGTGCGGCCTCCATGTGGGCCGTACTGCGGGACGTGAGTGAACTGCGCCGGAGCCAGCGGGCGGTGCGCGAGTCCCGTGACTCGCTGCAGCGCCAGCGGGAGATCGCGCAGACCGAGCACCGGCTGGCGGTCGAGCTGCAGGAAGCCGTGCTCCCCCCGTGGCGCGGCTCCCTGCGGTTCCCGCACAGCGACACCGGCACGCTGGACGTGGCCGCGCACTACCTGCCCTCCGCGACCAGCGCGCTGATCGGCGGGGACTGGTACGACGCACTCGAACTCCCCGACGGTGGATCGATGCTGACGGTCGGCGACCTCACCGGGCACGGTGTGACGGCCACCTCCGGAATGGCGATGATGCTGGGCGCCCTGCGCGGTATGGCCATGGCCGGAATCGCGCCGGGCCCGCTGATGGGATGGCTCAACCAGCTCCTGGAGACCTCCGTCCAGCCCGCGCTCGGCTCGGCCGTCTGCTGCCGCTACGATCCCGCGCGCCGGGTACTGTCCTGGGCCCAGGCAGGCCACCCCGCCCCCCTGCTGTTCCGCCGTGGTTCGGGCCGCGCCCTGACCCCGCCGGAGGGCGTGCTGCTGGGCGCGACCTCCGGGGCCTCGTACGGACAGGCCGAGGAGCGGCTGGAGGTGGGCGACCTGCTGGTCCTGCACACCGACGGCCTGACGCCGCGCAGCATCGAGTTCAGCCGGGCGGACGGGACCGAGCGGCTGCTGGCCCTCGCGCCGCGGCTCTGTGCGGCGCGGTCGGCGCAGGACTGCATGCGGCTCGTGATCGAGGAGTTCACCGAGAACGAGCGGGAGGACGACGCCTGCGTGCTGGTCGCCCGCGTCGCCGGATAG
- a CDS encoding helix-turn-helix domain-containing protein, which yields MGTDRIHKDSTPTLIGSVQRALRLVEAMHAEGGATAKRLARVTGIPLPTVYHLLRTLSHEGYVEREGGAFRLADDLPLAS from the coding sequence ATGGGGACCGACCGCATCCACAAAGACAGCACACCCACCCTGATCGGTTCCGTGCAGCGGGCCCTGCGGCTCGTGGAGGCGATGCACGCGGAGGGCGGGGCGACCGCCAAACGGCTCGCGCGGGTCACCGGGATCCCCCTGCCGACCGTTTACCACCTTCTCCGCACCCTCAGCCACGAGGGCTACGTCGAGCGGGAGGGCGGCGCGTTCCGCCTCGCTGACGATCTTCCGCTGGCTTCGTGA
- a CDS encoding helix-turn-helix domain-containing protein has product MSRSDDVLKVHRLAHGGGSAALLEWLATRLGGWTGVVHSDPAAEHGAFASEAARRGQRPPEAAVRGAAEMSARGVRSAVLHGAGSATLLFALDAGRVLAAVLPASHPPDAPALLADAAVPLALVLRAEDAERREERAAVAEARAREAVLHLLMNGRLSTAHQIAEALRPPLPDPMRMYIAECRTGRRAEVARLCQELTGGRAWIVRCPVYVSHLIILVPADAEAVSVDHDPLAGALAAVAPDCAIGVSGEVALSQAPTAYSQAFHALAVARGRGERHARFGPGPELALAAHEAGADWAAALLAPLHAYEPRRPQDPGGQELRATAHAWLDFGSHATRLLKVHRNTLSARIRLVETLLGLDLARLGDQAALSLALRLTPGAGPGGCAPAPVAASGLDAVLRDPRLTDWARAHLGRLTGPEAPAGARATVRTWLAHDARLVPAAAALGVSVPGARKRLARIEAVLERSLLQSPSVRYDLWLAHRAEELAE; this is encoded by the coding sequence GTGTCACGGTCCGACGACGTACTGAAAGTCCACCGGCTCGCCCACGGCGGAGGGTCGGCCGCGCTGCTGGAATGGCTCGCCACCCGCCTCGGCGGATGGACCGGGGTGGTGCACTCCGATCCCGCCGCCGAGCACGGCGCCTTCGCCTCGGAAGCAGCCCGGCGGGGGCAGCGGCCGCCCGAGGCCGCCGTCCGCGGCGCCGCCGAGATGAGCGCCCGCGGCGTACGGTCGGCCGTCCTGCACGGCGCCGGATCCGCCACCCTGCTGTTCGCGCTGGACGCCGGGCGCGTGCTGGCCGCCGTACTGCCCGCGTCGCACCCGCCCGACGCGCCCGCGCTGCTGGCGGACGCGGCGGTGCCGCTGGCCCTCGTGCTGCGCGCCGAGGACGCGGAGCGGCGGGAGGAGCGCGCCGCCGTCGCCGAGGCGCGCGCCCGCGAAGCCGTGCTCCATCTGCTGATGAACGGCAGGCTCTCCACCGCCCACCAGATCGCCGAGGCGCTGCGGCCGCCGCTGCCCGACCCGATGCGGATGTACATCGCCGAGTGCCGGACCGGCCGGCGCGCCGAAGTGGCGAGGCTGTGCCAGGAGTTGACCGGAGGCCGGGCCTGGATCGTGCGCTGCCCGGTCTACGTGAGCCACCTCATCATCCTGGTGCCCGCCGACGCGGAGGCGGTGTCCGTCGACCACGACCCCCTCGCCGGGGCGCTGGCGGCGGTGGCCCCGGACTGCGCCATCGGGGTCAGCGGGGAAGTCGCCTTGAGCCAGGCACCGACCGCCTACTCCCAGGCCTTCCACGCCCTGGCGGTCGCCCGCGGCCGCGGTGAACGGCACGCCCGCTTCGGCCCGGGCCCGGAGCTGGCGCTCGCGGCCCACGAGGCCGGGGCCGACTGGGCCGCAGCTCTGCTGGCGCCGCTGCACGCGTACGAGCCCCGGCGTCCGCAGGACCCCGGCGGGCAGGAACTGCGCGCCACCGCCCATGCCTGGCTCGACTTCGGCTCGCACGCCACCCGGCTGCTGAAGGTCCACCGCAACACCCTGTCTGCCAGGATCCGACTGGTGGAGACGCTGCTCGGACTGGACCTCGCGCGCCTGGGCGACCAGGCGGCGCTCTCACTGGCGCTGCGGCTGACGCCGGGAGCCGGGCCGGGCGGCTGCGCTCCGGCCCCGGTGGCCGCCTCCGGGCTCGACGCGGTCCTGCGCGATCCGCGGCTGACCGACTGGGCCCGTGCCCACCTGGGCAGGCTGACCGGACCGGAGGCCCCCGCCGGGGCCCGCGCGACCGTCCGCACCTGGCTGGCGCACGACGCCCGGCTCGTTCCGGCCGCGGCCGCGCTCGGGGTCTCCGTACCCGGCGCCCGCAAGCGGCTGGCACGCATCGAGGCCGTACTGGAGCGTTCGCTGCTGCAGTCCCCGAGCGTCCGGTACGACCTGTGGCTGGCCCACCGGGCCGAGGAGCTCGCCGAGTGA